In the genome of Leptospira dzoumogneensis, one region contains:
- a CDS encoding succinate dehydrogenase cytochrome b subunit translates to MDFQAGYLRSSIGRKTIVAITGIILFGFVFVHMLGNLQIFQEPDKINTYAEFLHKLGGLLWLARGILLLAFVLHVYYALKLSLENKKARPVSYVKESTIQATLSSRYMALTGSVLLAFVIYHLLHFTIGKIQPENFALQETIGDSQRHDVYSMVVLGFKNVYVSISYIVAMTLLAFHLRHGVTSVFQTLGFNTTFWAPKTNAFAILYALTIFIGNVSMPVAILLNFVKVPGAQ, encoded by the coding sequence ATGGATTTTCAAGCTGGATATCTAAGGTCGTCCATCGGTAGAAAGACTATCGTTGCGATTACCGGAATCATTCTCTTCGGCTTTGTGTTCGTACACATGCTGGGGAACCTCCAGATCTTCCAAGAGCCGGATAAGATTAACACTTACGCTGAGTTCTTACACAAATTAGGCGGACTATTATGGCTGGCCCGCGGAATTCTTTTGTTAGCATTCGTATTACACGTTTACTACGCTCTGAAATTGTCGCTTGAAAACAAGAAGGCAAGACCGGTTAGTTATGTAAAAGAAAGTACGATCCAAGCTACTTTGTCTTCCCGCTATATGGCTTTGACAGGTTCCGTATTATTAGCTTTCGTAATATACCATTTGCTTCATTTTACCATAGGCAAGATCCAACCTGAAAACTTCGCACTCCAAGAAACGATCGGGGACAGCCAAAGACATGACGTCTACTCCATGGTAGTCTTAGGATTTAAGAATGTTTATGTTTCTATTTCCTATATAGTAGCGATGACCTTGCTTGCGTTTCACCTTCGTCATGGAGTTACGAGTGTTTTCCAAACCCTCGGTTTTAATACAACTTTCTGGGCGCCTAAGACGAACGCATTTGCGATCCTCTACGCTTTAACCATCTTCATCGGCAATGTTTCCATGCCGGTTGCCATTCTTCTCAACTTCGTGAAAGTTCCAGGAGCGCAATAA